From a single Candidatus Eisenbacteria bacterium genomic region:
- a CDS encoding FlgD immunoglobulin-like domain containing protein yields MPRIRPGPIVLALLLVLCGAPPVLASSQGGKPIVVFQPGSRPYGKTFGEWSAEWWKWAYSIPVDRNPLFDETGANAGEGQDGQVFYLAGVFNVSGTVTRSVTVPPGKALFFPLLNVEWDNHCPPVDPPMDESQLRAVVNENLDMVSALTCEVDGTELPDLFSYRSTSPSFDVTFPDNNIFQLFGCDHITPGTYSGFVSGGYYVMLAPLPKGMHTIRFGGSVGDPPFFTLDVTYHVFVSPSEENPGPILASVVPNPLNPEAVLRYRVPKEGPVTVTIYDLNGRLVRTLLAAEHRAAGSHQAVIDGRDAQGRKLASGVYFYRVEATDASIGGRFTIMK; encoded by the coding sequence ATGCCACGCATCCGCCCGGGTCCGATCGTTCTTGCCTTGCTCCTCGTCCTCTGCGGGGCGCCGCCCGTCCTGGCGTCGAGTCAGGGCGGGAAACCGATCGTCGTGTTCCAGCCCGGTTCGCGCCCCTATGGGAAGACATTCGGGGAGTGGTCGGCGGAGTGGTGGAAGTGGGCCTACTCCATCCCCGTGGACCGGAACCCGCTGTTCGACGAGACCGGAGCGAACGCGGGGGAAGGCCAGGACGGACAGGTCTTCTATCTCGCCGGCGTCTTCAACGTGTCCGGGACGGTGACCCGCAGCGTCACGGTGCCCCCGGGCAAGGCGCTCTTCTTCCCGCTCCTCAACGTCGAGTGGGACAATCACTGTCCTCCCGTCGATCCTCCGATGGACGAGTCCCAGCTTCGCGCCGTCGTGAACGAGAACCTCGACATGGTGAGCGCCCTGACGTGTGAGGTCGACGGAACGGAGCTTCCGGATCTCTTCAGTTACCGTTCCACGTCCCCGTCGTTCGACGTCACGTTCCCGGACAACAACATCTTCCAGCTCTTCGGCTGCGATCACATCACGCCGGGCACGTACTCGGGGTTCGTGAGCGGTGGTTACTACGTGATGCTCGCGCCGCTCCCGAAGGGCATGCACACGATCCGCTTCGGAGGCTCGGTGGGGGATCCCCCCTTCTTCACTCTCGACGTCACCTATCACGTGTTCGTGTCGCCTTCGGAAGAAAACCCGGGTCCCATTCTCGCGTCGGTCGTGCCGAATCCGCTCAACCCGGAGGCGGTGCTGCGGTACCGGGTTCCCAAGGAAGGACCGGTCACGGTGACGATCTATGACCTGAACGGACGGTTGGTGCGTACGCTCCTCGCCGCAGAGCATCGCGCGGCGGGATCACACCAGGCCGTGATCGACGGCAGGGACGCTCAGGGCCGGAAACTCGCGTCCGGCGTCTACTTCTACCGCGTCGAGGCAACCGACGCGTCCATCGGCGGACGCTTCACCATCATGAAGTAG
- a CDS encoding Rrf2 family transcriptional regulator, translating to MRLTTRSEYALLALIHLGRQAPDAYLSVHSIASSQGIPPKFLEQILLALKRSRVVQSQRGQRGGYRLARAAEKISLAEIVRLFDGPLAPTDSASKHFYGPTPVERERKLLRVFREIRDHVADKLESTTIAGVS from the coding sequence ATGCGACTGACCACGCGAAGCGAGTACGCCCTCCTCGCCCTGATCCACCTGGGCCGGCAGGCGCCGGACGCCTACCTGTCCGTGCACTCGATCGCGTCCTCCCAGGGCATTCCGCCGAAATTCCTCGAGCAGATCCTCCTCGCGCTGAAGCGCTCGCGCGTCGTCCAGAGCCAGCGGGGGCAGCGCGGCGGGTACCGTCTCGCGCGGGCGGCGGAGAAGATCTCGCTCGCCGAGATCGTCCGCCTCTTCGACGGCCCGCTCGCCCCCACCGATTCGGCGAGCAAGCACTTCTACGGACCGACGCCCGTCGAGCGCGAGCGGAAGCTCCTCCGGGTGTTCCGGGAGATCCGGGACCACGTCGCGGACAAGCTCGAATCCACGACCATTGCCGGCGTTTCGTAG
- a CDS encoding sulfite exporter TauE/SafE family protein: MTLEFLGYVLAGFLAQLVDGSMGMAYGVTASSLLLTYGIPPAATSATVHAAECLTTGASAVSHHAFGNVDRVLLKRLLLPGVLGAVCGATILVRLPGDVLRPFVASYLLVMGAVIVLKAFRPFPPRNVTSHLAPLGFFGALADAIGGGGWGPIVATTLVARGNNPRRTIGTVNAVEFFVTVAASVTFFLALGLTHWRMIAGLAIGGVLAAPLAAWTCRRAPLKPLMIGVGVLVILLSVRTLALTVAR, encoded by the coding sequence ATGACTCTCGAGTTCCTCGGTTACGTCCTCGCCGGCTTCCTCGCCCAGCTCGTCGACGGCTCCATGGGGATGGCCTACGGCGTCACCGCGTCGTCCCTGCTGCTCACGTACGGCATCCCGCCCGCCGCGACGAGCGCCACCGTCCATGCGGCCGAGTGCCTCACGACCGGAGCGTCGGCGGTGTCCCATCACGCCTTCGGGAACGTGGACCGGGTGCTCTTGAAGCGGCTTCTCCTTCCGGGCGTGCTCGGAGCGGTGTGCGGCGCCACGATCCTGGTGCGGCTCCCCGGGGACGTGTTGCGGCCGTTCGTGGCGTCCTACCTCCTCGTCATGGGCGCCGTCATCGTGCTCAAGGCGTTCCGGCCCTTTCCTCCCAGGAACGTGACGAGCCATCTCGCGCCGCTCGGATTCTTCGGAGCGCTGGCCGACGCGATCGGGGGCGGCGGCTGGGGCCCGATCGTGGCCACGACGCTCGTCGCGCGAGGGAACAACCCCCGCCGGACGATCGGAACGGTGAACGCCGTCGAGTTCTTCGTGACCGTCGCCGCGTCCGTGACCTTCTTCCTCGCGCTGGGACTCACGCACTGGCGGATGATCGCGGGACTGGCCATCGGCGGCGTGCTCGCGGCGCCCCTGGCAGCCTGGACGTGCCGCCGCGCCCCGTTGAAGCCGCTCATGATCGGCGTGGGTGTGCTCGTCATCCTTCTGAGCGTGCGCACCCTGGCGCTCACCGTGGCGCGATGA
- a CDS encoding DUF4932 domain-containing protein has product MLRRRFFLAAATMFLVTAGLAVAPRLARAKEDLPTLRSTRPVVSIRQGSALAPDSWRLAPDVKPDVFEAELPDGKPVRVTFLSDVDSISFQVEEGSRHDFVIRHGSDRCLTRVVGVRVVPMAVFDEGYQAKHRGTITAEIPEVYELVNIVLAMTPTGIADSNLVYQASPYYRDVRAWFDPHRAHSAVAALDSMLRINRNLYFNLKMNGYSFELDGNGRIARSRIYDRTGFPGERRNALLPFLDRLQSFADTTRFRAFYERNRSVYDAQIAFYRDSADVKEMLAWLNRNFPKSGGYDSNKIIFSPLVAYNQSATWLESGGFRELQAHVNFPYPGDWRRRGGVPLSQAAETVARGHIVFTELNHGYVNPEADKYADRVLQAISRRDRWVDPARGRGYYGGISAFNEYMNWGLANLRVVDIAPMEDQSTLLSLIDDMMTKSRGFPMFAEFSRYLVGRYRARKPGESIADLYPEIIAWFEARNSSSAAR; this is encoded by the coding sequence ATGCTCCGAAGGAGGTTCTTCCTCGCCGCGGCCACGATGTTCCTCGTGACGGCAGGACTCGCCGTCGCGCCCCGGCTCGCGCGCGCCAAGGAAGACCTTCCCACGCTTCGATCCACGCGTCCGGTCGTCAGCATCCGCCAGGGGAGCGCGCTCGCTCCGGACTCCTGGCGCCTCGCCCCCGACGTGAAGCCGGACGTCTTCGAGGCGGAGCTGCCGGACGGCAAGCCGGTCCGGGTGACGTTTCTGAGCGATGTCGACTCGATCAGCTTCCAGGTCGAGGAGGGGAGCCGCCACGACTTCGTGATCCGGCACGGATCGGATCGCTGCCTCACGCGGGTCGTGGGCGTCCGCGTCGTCCCGATGGCGGTGTTCGACGAGGGGTACCAGGCGAAGCATCGCGGGACGATCACGGCCGAGATCCCGGAAGTGTACGAGCTGGTGAACATCGTCCTCGCGATGACCCCCACCGGGATCGCCGACAGCAACCTCGTGTATCAGGCGTCGCCCTATTATCGCGACGTGCGCGCGTGGTTCGATCCGCACCGTGCGCACTCCGCGGTCGCCGCACTGGACTCGATGCTCCGGATCAACCGCAATCTCTACTTCAACCTCAAGATGAACGGCTACTCGTTCGAGCTCGATGGGAACGGGCGGATCGCGCGGAGCAGGATCTACGACCGGACGGGATTCCCCGGGGAGCGCCGGAACGCGCTCCTTCCTTTTCTGGACCGGCTCCAGTCGTTCGCGGATACCACCCGGTTCCGGGCGTTCTACGAGCGGAACCGTTCCGTCTACGACGCCCAGATCGCCTTCTACCGGGACAGCGCGGACGTGAAGGAGATGCTCGCGTGGCTGAACCGAAACTTCCCGAAGTCCGGAGGCTACGACAGCAACAAGATCATCTTCTCGCCGCTCGTCGCGTACAACCAGTCGGCCACCTGGCTGGAGAGCGGCGGCTTCCGTGAGCTTCAGGCGCACGTGAACTTCCCGTATCCCGGAGACTGGCGGCGCCGCGGCGGCGTTCCCTTGTCCCAGGCGGCGGAGACCGTCGCTCGGGGCCACATCGTGTTCACCGAGCTGAACCACGGATACGTCAATCCGGAAGCCGACAAGTACGCCGATCGCGTGCTCCAGGCCATCAGCCGCCGGGACCGGTGGGTGGACCCGGCGCGCGGCCGCGGCTACTACGGGGGAATCAGCGCGTTCAACGAGTACATGAACTGGGGGCTCGCGAACCTGCGCGTCGTGGACATCGCTCCGATGGAGGACCAGTCCACGCTCCTCTCGCTCATCGACGACATGATGACGAAGAGCAGGGGATTTCCGATGTTCGCGGAGTTCAGCCGATACCTCGTCGGCCGGTACCGCGCCCGGAAGCCGGGCGAGTCGATCGCCGATCTCTACCCGGAGATCATCGCGTGGTTCGAGGCGCGAAACTCCAGCTCGGCGGCGCGCTGA
- a CDS encoding SEC-C metal-binding domain-containing protein produces the protein MNRQPGRNEPCSCGSGRKYKNCCEGKTRIFGQKIPGAAIWVLVAVAGVGVAAYAMLRPDRPEPTMPAAVPPEERPAPYTYDSLTNRHFDPVHGHWHDGRPPGSPGAPGQGTGTPASGTAPAPAPPPTAAAPSANTPEPWTYDAEKNQHWDPTHQHWHPGLPPAGR, from the coding sequence ATGAACCGGCAACCCGGACGCAACGAACCCTGCTCCTGCGGGAGCGGGCGGAAGTACAAGAACTGCTGCGAGGGGAAAACACGGATCTTCGGGCAGAAGATACCCGGAGCCGCCATCTGGGTCCTGGTGGCGGTCGCGGGCGTGGGAGTCGCCGCGTATGCGATGCTCCGGCCCGACCGGCCCGAGCCCACCATGCCCGCCGCGGTGCCTCCCGAGGAACGGCCCGCCCCCTACACCTACGATTCGCTGACCAACCGGCACTTCGACCCGGTCCACGGGCACTGGCACGACGGCCGCCCCCCGGGCTCCCCGGGCGCTCCGGGGCAGGGCACGGGAACGCCAGCGTCCGGAACGGCTCCGGCTCCCGCTCCGCCGCCGACGGCCGCGGCGCCCAGCGCCAACACACCGGAGCCCTGGACGTACGACGCGGAGAAGAACCAGCATTGGGATCCCACGCATCAGCACTGGCACCCGGGATTGCCTCCGGCAGGGCGCTGA